The following proteins are encoded in a genomic region of Neoarius graeffei isolate fNeoGra1 chromosome 6, fNeoGra1.pri, whole genome shotgun sequence:
- the fan1 gene encoding fanconi-associated nuclease 1 isoform X2 produces the protein MDLKPGRSKSKAHVRPLRRLSVAKKDDQKGNAKLQKGPSITSFFKNTPPSKLACPLCGKFVPRFKINEHMDSQCRDFLEANDVQAAAAQDNEQGKISWPFSNNAPQSPNKEKNASVPENDQETKTSPYFNKCGIMRQESPKTSSNAREVKIVSLGRLSSKLSKKVLFVSEDSEVHSTQMSIKEEPISSEPSSSQKENFDENVNVKSEHQETNSTLTTRAPTENLPRVEKVEQATPKVKSLGPDVSQTTEATASLRLMKRKKEESPGAGVTPNMQKKTRYSGKRTAKSGSTDPLPEVEVSKSKSKDVERDQIMAPDGGSDLPQDDGTSSVEHGSPRRPYYLQNFLTVLETVLENKDDRVLFSDEELSSIQRFKQLSAPGQMLYVRLFQRKLKWLQVSKLDYAEISSDLSPVVQELVSNGFLQTESELAEIQDVLDLLPAPELRSLAKTFHLGGPGNSSQKQQLVEGLLLLSKQRSLFSLVPGQSSTGAVILKRAKQLAGSCVLLCRDPRAMFSRALLLFSLTDTLEEEEMASGGQGQLYTILLVNSGRLAFPAYTVQRSARIFRDREDLIRYEAAMRTLQEVITAMQAGCWEDAHVLYASAKSNWQNMKQTYDLSWQEELPVFLRCFTVGWACTRILSRGVEILQRLRRYEDAVDELRSLLSQSVFCPDSRGRWWDRLALNLQQHLKCHEQAIYAIRDGLNDPLVRTGHRLSLHQRATRMKESASCKKYRLLLRDLPSVRVHSVTHVTIRGQLFPHEGGMGKSVFLRPAVGHEGSGEGGDAMVMCSVEELALAHYRELGFDQGIHGEGSTFSTLFGLLMWDVVFMNVSDVFRTSYQTCPLDLYTDCFYENRKEVIEARAELLSEASTETLQQLLADVWNSQEGRVCALVNWERFSCLQQAQSLVGCLGGRFLSGVVLRMAKDYRHSKGGLPDLVVWNASNNSYKVTESETLAKALIQWISVVQPTTRSSLWRSISGSAFGVK, from the exons ATGGATCTCAAGCCTGGTAGAAGCAAGTCCAAAGCCCATGTCAGGCCTCTAAGAAGACTTTCTGTAGCAAAAAAAGATGACCAGAAGGGCAATGCGAAACTGCAGAAGGGCCCTTCTATTACTTCTTTTTTCAAGAACACACCACCTTCCAAACTGGCCTGCCCACTGTGTGGCAAATTTGTACCTCGTTTCAAAATCAATGAACACATGGACTCTCAGTGTCGAGACTTTCTTGAGGCAAATGACGTACAGGCAGCAGCAGCCCAGGACAATGAACAAGGGAAAATATCTTGGCCCTTTTCAAATAACGCCCCTCAGAGTCCAAATAAGGAGAAAAACGCAAGCGTGCCTGAAAATGATCAGGAGACGAAAACAAGCCCGTATTTTAACAAGTGTGGCATAATGAGACAAGAGTCACCGAAGACAAGTTCCAATGCTAGAGAGGTCAAGATAGTCAGTCTTGGGCGTTTGTCTTCAAAACTCTCCAAAAAAGTACTGTTTGTTTCAGAGGACTCCGAAGTTCATAGCACCCAAATGTCAATCAAAGAAGAGCCAATCTCAAGTGAGCCAAGTAGTTCACAAAAAGAAAACTTTGACGAGAATGTAAACGTTAAATCCGAACACCAAGAGACGAATTCAACGTTAACTACTCGGGCGCCAACTGAAAATCTACCTCGTGTTGAAAAAGTTGAACAGGCCACGCCAAAAGTAAAATCACTGGGTCCTGATGTTTCTCAAACAACAGAAGCCACTGCTTCATTGAGATTAATGAAGAGGAAGAAAGAAGAGTCTCCTGGTGCAGGTGTCACCCCAAACATGCAGAAGAAAACGCGATATTCGGGGAAAAGAACTGCCAAATCTGGGAGCACTGATCCATTACCAGAGGTTGAAGTCAGTAAATCCAAAAGCAAGGATGTAGAAAGGGACCAGATTATGGCTCCAGATGGAGGCAGTGATCTTCCACAGGATGATGGTACCTCCTCTGTGGAACATGGTTCACCCAGACGGCCATACTACCTTCAGAACTTCCTGACTGTTCTGGAAACCGTGCTGGAGAATAAGGATGACCGAGTGCTCTTCAGTGACGAGGAACTCTCGTCTATCCAGAGATTCAAGCAGCTGTCGG CGCCTGGACAGATGCTGTATGTGCGTCTGTTTCAGAGGAAGCTGAAATGGCTGCAAGTGAGCAAACTAGATTATGCTGAGATTAGTTCAGACCTCAGTCCTGTTGTACAAGAACTTGTCTCCAATGGCTTCCTCCAGACAG AGTCTGAACTTGCCGAGATCCAGGACGTATTAGATCTTCTACCTGCTCCGGAGCTCCGAAGCCTGGCCAAGACTTTCCACCTGGGAGGTCCAGGGAACAGTAGCCAGAAACAGCAGCTGGTGGAAGGGCTTCTCCTTTTGTCCAAACAGCGCTCTCTCTTTTCTCTTGTCCCTGGCCAAAGCAGCACTGGTGCAGTCATTCTCAAAAG GGCAAAACAGCTAGCGGGCTCCTGTGTGTTGCTGTGTCGGGATCCTCGCGCTATGTTCTCTCGTGCCCTCCTACTTTTCTCTCTTACTGATACTCTGGAGGAGGAGGAAATGGCATCAGGGGGTCAAGGCCAACTCTACACTATTCTCCTGGTCAACTCTGGACGTCTGGCTTTCCCTGCCTACACAGTTCAGCGGTCTGCCCGGATATTTAGGGACAGGGAAGATTTAATCAG ATACGAAGCTGCCATGCGAACCCTTCAAGAGGTGATTACAGCAATGCAGGCTGGTTGCTGGGAGGACGCTCACGTCCTCTATGCTTCCGCGAAGTCTAACTGGCAAAACATGAAGCAGACGTATGACTTAAG TTGGCAGGAGGAGTTACCCGTGTTCCTGCGGTGCTTCACAGTAGGCTGGGCATGTACACGTATATTGTCTCGAGGAGTCGAGATACTACAGAGGCTACGTCgctatgag GATGCAGTGGACGAGCTGCGGTCTCTTTTGTCTCAGTCAGTGTTCTGTCCAGACAGCAGAGGGCGCTGGTGGGACAGACTTGCACTCAATCTCCAGCAGCACCTAAAATGCCATGAGCAG GCCATCTACGCCATCAGGGATGGATTAAATGATCCACTGGTCCGGACAGGTCACCGTTTGTCACTGCACCAGAGAGCCACCAGAATGAAGGAGTCAGCGAGTTGTAAGAAGTACCGCCTGCTGCTCCGAGACCTTCCTTCTGTCCGTGTGCACAGTGTTACTCAT GTTACAATCCGAGGCCAGCTTTTTCCACACGAGGGCGGTATGGGCAAATCGGTGTTCCTCAGGCCTGCTGTTGGGCACGAAGGCTCTGGAGAAGGAGGCGATGCCATGGTCATGTGCTCTGTAGAGGAGCTGGCTTTGGCGCACTACAGAGAACTCGGCTTCGATCAAG GCATTCACGGAGAAGGCTCGACATTCTCCACTTTGTTTGGCCTTCTGATGTGGGACGTTGTCTTCATGAACGTCTCGGATGTCTTCAGAACATCCTATCAG ACGTGTCCTCTGGACTTGTACACCGACTGTTTCTACGAGAATCGAAAGGAGGTCATCGAGGCCCGTGCTGAGCtgttgtccgaggcgtccacggaAACACTGCAGCAGCTGCTGGCTGATGTGTGGAACTCACAGGAGGGAAGAGTTTGTGCACTTGTTAACTGGGAGCGATTCTCTTGTCTTCAGCAAGCCCAG AGCTTAGTAGGATGTCTGGGAGGACGATTTTTAAGTGGAGTCGTTCTTAGAATGGCAAAAGACTACAGACACAGCAAAGGAGGGCTTCCTGACCTGGTTGTGTGGAACGCTTCAAATAACAGCTATAAG
- the fan1 gene encoding fanconi-associated nuclease 1 isoform X1: protein MDLKPGRSKSKAHVRPLRRLSVAKKDDQKGNAKLQKGPSITSFFKNTPPSKLACPLCGKFVPRFKINEHMDSQCRDFLEANDVQAAAAQDNEQGKISWPFSNNAPQSPNKEKNASVPENDQETKTSPYFNKCGIMRQESPKTSSNAREVKIVSLGRLSSKLSKKVLFVSEDSEVHSTQMSIKEEPISSEPSSSQKENFDENVNVKSEHQETNSTLTTRAPTENLPRVEKVEQATPKVKSLGPDVSQTTEATASLRLMKRKKEESPGAGVTPNMQKKTRYSGKRTAKSGSTDPLPEVEVSKSKSKDVERDQIMAPDGGSDLPQDDGTSSVEHGSPRRPYYLQNFLTVLETVLENKDDRVLFSDEELSSIQRFKQLSAPGQMLYVRLFQRKLKWLQVSKLDYAEISSDLSPVVQELVSNGFLQTESELAEIQDVLDLLPAPELRSLAKTFHLGGPGNSSQKQQLVEGLLLLSKQRSLFSLVPGQSSTGAVILKRAKQLAGSCVLLCRDPRAMFSRALLLFSLTDTLEEEEMASGGQGQLYTILLVNSGRLAFPAYTVQRSARIFRDREDLIRYEAAMRTLQEVITAMQAGCWEDAHVLYASAKSNWQNMKQTYDLSWQEELPVFLRCFTVGWACTRILSRGVEILQRLRRYEDAVDELRSLLSQSVFCPDSRGRWWDRLALNLQQHLKCHEQAIYAIRDGLNDPLVRTGHRLSLHQRATRMKESASCKKYRLLLRDLPSVRVHSVTHVTIRGQLFPHEGGMGKSVFLRPAVGHEGSGEGGDAMVMCSVEELALAHYRELGFDQGIHGEGSTFSTLFGLLMWDVVFMNVSDVFRTSYQTCPLDLYTDCFYENRKEVIEARAELLSEASTETLQQLLADVWNSQEGRVCALVNWERFSCLQQAQSLVGCLGGRFLSGVVLRMAKDYRHSKGGLPDLVVWNASNNSYKLVEVKGPNDRLSQKQQLWLDELQKLGADVEVCHVTAVGARGARLE, encoded by the exons ATGGATCTCAAGCCTGGTAGAAGCAAGTCCAAAGCCCATGTCAGGCCTCTAAGAAGACTTTCTGTAGCAAAAAAAGATGACCAGAAGGGCAATGCGAAACTGCAGAAGGGCCCTTCTATTACTTCTTTTTTCAAGAACACACCACCTTCCAAACTGGCCTGCCCACTGTGTGGCAAATTTGTACCTCGTTTCAAAATCAATGAACACATGGACTCTCAGTGTCGAGACTTTCTTGAGGCAAATGACGTACAGGCAGCAGCAGCCCAGGACAATGAACAAGGGAAAATATCTTGGCCCTTTTCAAATAACGCCCCTCAGAGTCCAAATAAGGAGAAAAACGCAAGCGTGCCTGAAAATGATCAGGAGACGAAAACAAGCCCGTATTTTAACAAGTGTGGCATAATGAGACAAGAGTCACCGAAGACAAGTTCCAATGCTAGAGAGGTCAAGATAGTCAGTCTTGGGCGTTTGTCTTCAAAACTCTCCAAAAAAGTACTGTTTGTTTCAGAGGACTCCGAAGTTCATAGCACCCAAATGTCAATCAAAGAAGAGCCAATCTCAAGTGAGCCAAGTAGTTCACAAAAAGAAAACTTTGACGAGAATGTAAACGTTAAATCCGAACACCAAGAGACGAATTCAACGTTAACTACTCGGGCGCCAACTGAAAATCTACCTCGTGTTGAAAAAGTTGAACAGGCCACGCCAAAAGTAAAATCACTGGGTCCTGATGTTTCTCAAACAACAGAAGCCACTGCTTCATTGAGATTAATGAAGAGGAAGAAAGAAGAGTCTCCTGGTGCAGGTGTCACCCCAAACATGCAGAAGAAAACGCGATATTCGGGGAAAAGAACTGCCAAATCTGGGAGCACTGATCCATTACCAGAGGTTGAAGTCAGTAAATCCAAAAGCAAGGATGTAGAAAGGGACCAGATTATGGCTCCAGATGGAGGCAGTGATCTTCCACAGGATGATGGTACCTCCTCTGTGGAACATGGTTCACCCAGACGGCCATACTACCTTCAGAACTTCCTGACTGTTCTGGAAACCGTGCTGGAGAATAAGGATGACCGAGTGCTCTTCAGTGACGAGGAACTCTCGTCTATCCAGAGATTCAAGCAGCTGTCGG CGCCTGGACAGATGCTGTATGTGCGTCTGTTTCAGAGGAAGCTGAAATGGCTGCAAGTGAGCAAACTAGATTATGCTGAGATTAGTTCAGACCTCAGTCCTGTTGTACAAGAACTTGTCTCCAATGGCTTCCTCCAGACAG AGTCTGAACTTGCCGAGATCCAGGACGTATTAGATCTTCTACCTGCTCCGGAGCTCCGAAGCCTGGCCAAGACTTTCCACCTGGGAGGTCCAGGGAACAGTAGCCAGAAACAGCAGCTGGTGGAAGGGCTTCTCCTTTTGTCCAAACAGCGCTCTCTCTTTTCTCTTGTCCCTGGCCAAAGCAGCACTGGTGCAGTCATTCTCAAAAG GGCAAAACAGCTAGCGGGCTCCTGTGTGTTGCTGTGTCGGGATCCTCGCGCTATGTTCTCTCGTGCCCTCCTACTTTTCTCTCTTACTGATACTCTGGAGGAGGAGGAAATGGCATCAGGGGGTCAAGGCCAACTCTACACTATTCTCCTGGTCAACTCTGGACGTCTGGCTTTCCCTGCCTACACAGTTCAGCGGTCTGCCCGGATATTTAGGGACAGGGAAGATTTAATCAG ATACGAAGCTGCCATGCGAACCCTTCAAGAGGTGATTACAGCAATGCAGGCTGGTTGCTGGGAGGACGCTCACGTCCTCTATGCTTCCGCGAAGTCTAACTGGCAAAACATGAAGCAGACGTATGACTTAAG TTGGCAGGAGGAGTTACCCGTGTTCCTGCGGTGCTTCACAGTAGGCTGGGCATGTACACGTATATTGTCTCGAGGAGTCGAGATACTACAGAGGCTACGTCgctatgag GATGCAGTGGACGAGCTGCGGTCTCTTTTGTCTCAGTCAGTGTTCTGTCCAGACAGCAGAGGGCGCTGGTGGGACAGACTTGCACTCAATCTCCAGCAGCACCTAAAATGCCATGAGCAG GCCATCTACGCCATCAGGGATGGATTAAATGATCCACTGGTCCGGACAGGTCACCGTTTGTCACTGCACCAGAGAGCCACCAGAATGAAGGAGTCAGCGAGTTGTAAGAAGTACCGCCTGCTGCTCCGAGACCTTCCTTCTGTCCGTGTGCACAGTGTTACTCAT GTTACAATCCGAGGCCAGCTTTTTCCACACGAGGGCGGTATGGGCAAATCGGTGTTCCTCAGGCCTGCTGTTGGGCACGAAGGCTCTGGAGAAGGAGGCGATGCCATGGTCATGTGCTCTGTAGAGGAGCTGGCTTTGGCGCACTACAGAGAACTCGGCTTCGATCAAG GCATTCACGGAGAAGGCTCGACATTCTCCACTTTGTTTGGCCTTCTGATGTGGGACGTTGTCTTCATGAACGTCTCGGATGTCTTCAGAACATCCTATCAG ACGTGTCCTCTGGACTTGTACACCGACTGTTTCTACGAGAATCGAAAGGAGGTCATCGAGGCCCGTGCTGAGCtgttgtccgaggcgtccacggaAACACTGCAGCAGCTGCTGGCTGATGTGTGGAACTCACAGGAGGGAAGAGTTTGTGCACTTGTTAACTGGGAGCGATTCTCTTGTCTTCAGCAAGCCCAG AGCTTAGTAGGATGTCTGGGAGGACGATTTTTAAGTGGAGTCGTTCTTAGAATGGCAAAAGACTACAGACACAGCAAAGGAGGGCTTCCTGACCTGGTTGTGTGGAACGCTTCAAATAACAGCTATAAG CTAGTGGAGGTGAAGGGCCCTAATGACCGTCTGTCCCAGAAACAGCAGCTCTGGCTGGATGAGCTGCAGAAACTGGGTGCTGATGTTGAAGTGTGTCACGTCACTGCTGTTGGAGCTCGTGGAGCGCGGCTGGAATAG